TTTTGTTTATCTCTTTTATGATTTTGCCAACAAATCCTTCCTTCTagcagcaaaaaaccaaaacccactaCTTCGCTCACAAGAATTATGTTTCATATTGCCTCAAcaaaacttgatttttcttgCTGGATACCTTTTACCAATTTATTGAATGTTCAGCAGAGAAATCAAAAATTATTCAGCAGTCACCTAAGAAAACACTGATAATCTGTCATGAGCCAAAAATAACTGTCTCATCAAGCATTAATTCAGCTTAGGCAGTGAGAGTTTTTATAAATTCTGGCAGATGTCTCTTCTTCAAAGATCCTGTCTTGCACTGGATATTAATCTGGTGTTTATGACAACACTTAGCTACAGTCACCTGCTCATAATTACTACCTCTCTTCTTCAAAGCTCTTATGGAGAGACAGTGAAGGGTCATGTCAGGCAAAAAAACTTTTATCACAAGTTGAGCTGCTGAGTGCCAAAAAACCCAGCCACCTATCATTGTCTTTCAGGCCTGAATTTTAGAAAGACACTCCCACTTCATAATAGGATATCACTGCCCTGAATGTGACTGCCACAACATCTCATACGTTTGCCTCAACGCAGATCTGCAACCTTATTTCCCTTCAGATTACATATGTACAGCTCTCTAGAAGTCAAGAGATCAGCTGGGTGTACCTCTGTACATTTAAAGCCACAATATAAAACTAACACAGCATTTTTGCTCTTTCAGTAACAGGCAAGACAAGTGACACATGAAAGCCTCCAGACAACAAACATCTGCTTCACATAAGTCTTAAAAAATACCACTGTATAAGTATCCAGAGGAAAATACCAAATAAAGTATCATCTTCATATCACTTTCAAACCatctattttattaaaaatttgaACAAGTGTTACTTTTCTCTGGCAGACAGTGGTCCACACAAGACTTCAAGTCCCTGAAGTTGTTGCCATTTCCGTAACAGCCACCGTAGATGAATTCTTCACACCTCATTGAGGTCAAGTTAAAGGCATATCTTTTCAGATGACTCCTGCAAGGTCCTCCATCAGCCTCCATTCTGCATAATTTGGgcacttctggaaaaaaaaaaaaaaaaaaaaaaaaattaaataattgcaTCCTCTGCACAACCAACCCTTCATGTTCCTGATAGTTAACTACAAGGTAGTGTAGACAAAACACAGGTAAGTCACAGGTTGTCCAACAATGTGTGTTGTTTAAAAGAGTGGGATAAGCTTTACAATCTGATACATTAATTAGCAACtagttaaatattaaattacattttaaatattaatagttaCATTCCACATGACGCCTCTGGGACAACTTGCTCAGGTTTCTGCACATAAAATTGACATCAGTGAGACAGCTGTCACAAGAAGGGGTGACAGACAGATGGGTTGGGTACAAAGCATCCCACGAGTAGTGCACCTTCCCTGGTGCACCCAAAGCCCCTTTCCAGCCCCCTGCCACCCCAGGGGCAAAAAGACCCCGTCAGTCGGCCCCCGGGGCTGAGGAGTGCAGCGGAGCCCATCCCTGGACTCACTCTTGATGGTCCAGCAGCTCTTTTCGCAGTCATCGAGGGTGAGGAAGTTGTTGGCGTTGCCGTGGCAGCCCCCGTAGGTGAACTCCTGGCAGCTCTGCGTGTACCTGTCGTAGTACCAGCGCGGCACCAGGGCGCGGCAGGGGCCGTCGTCGGGGGGCAGCAGGCAGGCGCGCTGCTTCTCTGTGGGAGACACCAGCGACCGGAGCTGAAGCCACCGCGACGGCGGAGGCAGCCCCTGCCCGGGAATCCCGCAGCCGCCCGCCGGGTCCCGCCGAGCGCCCGCTCTTACCTGTGAGGCTGCGTGGGGCCAGGGCCGCCCAggccaggggcagcagcagcgcGGACAGCGGGAGGCGACGGGCGGCGGCCATGTAGCGGCGGCGGACGGGCAGGAGAACGGGTGGCAGCGGGGTCCCGGGAGCGAGCAGGGCTGCCCGGCCCGACGGCAGCGCTTTATATGCGCCGAGACGGCTTCCCCGGGCCGCCTCCCTCCTTGCGCACGTGGTGGGAGGGGAAGGTCTGATTCAGCGGGCGGCAGGGCCCCGCTGACCCGGCCGTCACTGGGGCGCGGCAGGCGGAGCGACTGCGTGAGCCCCGGCGCCGGGGGAGTCGGCACCCCCCGCCCCTTCGTCGTCGGAGGTCCCACGGCCGGTGGAGCAGTCGGGTGGGGGAGGGATAGGGGGTGAGGGGTCAGGCCGCCGGGGATGGGTGGTCGTGGAACACTGTCAGCCATAGCCGAGGGGCCACGGTCGCCGGGCTACGGGAAGCTGGCCGAGGTCTGCGACTGTGCCCCCCTCAGGTTACGGGATGATGCTCAGAGTATTTCCTGTTAATCACAGCTAAATCCGGATGGGTAACTTCGCGAAAGTCCTCCCTCCCTTTGCTTTCGCCCCCCTTGGCAGCCCCTCCACGTTTGGATACTTCGGGCAGAGGGCGCAAGAAAATGAAACGACGGGAACCTTCAGCAGGTCCTGGTCCTGCTGAGTCAAGCGCAGCCCGCTGAGCAAGTGCCACAGGAGATAACACCTGAATGAAACCTCTGGCTAGTTTGAAAAGCGCTGAATTTCAGAATAGACCATGACTTGCCTTATTCTATAGATTTTAACACCACAGGCAACCTGGTGTGATCCGGAGGAGGAAGGGGTGAGCAGCACGCAGAATACTTTCCCTCTCTAAGAGAAAAGAGAGCCATTACATTAATTAGTGTTTACTCTAGGTTTGATACAGTAAGAGAGATAAGAGTGTCTGCAAATTAGGCGTGCTCTTTATAGATAACAATAAACTAATCTGATCTCCTATTGTTCTTCCTTGCTCCCTCTAGAGCAAAGGTGTTGAGGCTCAATCCTTGGGGCAGGTGCTGCCATAGATAGGATTTTGATACAGGGCCCTGGAATTCTGTGGCCTGCAGGACAGCAGTTGCAAGTCCATAAGGAGGAGAAATTTCATAACACCCTAATAATTTCAGACACTGACTTTCTCTCCATGACTTGTATACTTCTCTAATAGAGGACTACAACCTTGTTTTCTAACATTATTTTGtactatgattctatgaaattcagCCCCTACCCCACCTAAgcagcttctctccctcttttgtcatcactcttcctttttttcagtcttcagttGGCAAAGAGAGCACTTTAGTGACAGGAAAATAAGCCCTAGTACAGGTTGAGGCATTACCATGGGACACATTTGCCATGTTTTAGCTACAACTGTTAGTAACAAGTGTCCTCATTTTTAGGGATTTTG
This DNA window, taken from Calypte anna isolate BGI_N300 chromosome 2, bCalAnn1_v1.p, whole genome shotgun sequence, encodes the following:
- the TFPI2 gene encoding tissue factor pathway inhibitor 2, giving the protein MAAARRLPLSALLLPLAWAALAPRSLTEKQRACLLPPDDGPCRALVPRWYYDRYTQSCQEFTYGGCHGNANNFLTLDDCEKSCWTIKKVPKLCRMEADGGPCRSHLKRYAFNLTSMRCEEFIYGGCYGNGNNFRDLKSCVDHCLPEKTGPLLCYSPKDEGLCSSAVRRYYYDSKTKSCKEFKYTGCGGNANNFVTETDCYNVCRKAGTQKPKINKPVNGVRRKMMIKLIKKPQTYNPKS